TACAAGATTTTGGTTTTCTGGAGGTGTCATAGTCTGCCTCGGTTACTGTTAAGGATGGGGAAATTTAGGGAAAAAAGGGAGAGGAGAAGGATGAAGGTTGAAGGCTAAAGGATCAAAGCTGAAGGTTAAAAGATGAAATATTTGAGATTTCAGACTTTACACTTCATACTTCACACTTCATACTTCATACTTTCCTTGTCTCCCAATTAGGGAATTACCTACTTGGTAGCTTCTGCGGGCTTACCAATGATTTCTGCGTGCTTGGAATCATCATCGAGGATACCGTATTCAATCAACAGTGCTTCTAATTCATCCATTTCTATGGGTGTAGGAATGGTGAGCTTGTCGTTGTTGATGATTTTCTTAGCTAATTCACGGTATTCATTACCTTGGTTGCTGTCAGGTGCGTACTCGTTAACTGTCATCCGGCGCAACTCAGCGTGTTGAACGATGTTGTCACGAGGTACGAAGTGAATCATTTGGGTGTTCAACCGTTTTGCCAAGGTTTCGATGAGTTCGTGTTCCCGGTCTGTCTTACGGCTGTTACAAATCAAACCACCCAAGCGTACACCACCGGAGTGAGCGTATTTCAAAATACCACGAGCGATGTTGTTTGCAGCGTACATCGCCATCATTTCACCAGAGGTAACGATGTAGATTTCTTGTGCTTTACCTTCACGGATAGGCATAGCGAAACCACCGCACACAACGTCACCTAATACGTCGTAGGAAACGAAGTCTAGGTCTTGGTAAGCACCGTTTTCTTCTAAGAAGTTGATGGCGGTGATGATACCACGACCAGCGCAACCTACACCGGGTTCTGGGCCACCAGATTCTACACACTTAACGCCACGAAAACCCGTGAGCATTACTTCTTCTAGTTCTAGGTCTTCGACTGCACCGCGTTCAGCAGCTAAGTGTAATACGGTGGTTTGTGCTTTGGCGTGGAGCATCAAACGGGTGGAGTCTGCTTTAGGGTCGCAACCTACGATCATGATGCGTTGACCCATTTCTGCCATAGCTGCCAGGGTGTTTTGGGAGGTGGTAGATTTACCAATACCGCCTTTACCATAGAAAGCTATCTGTCTAATTTTTTCGTCAGTCATGGTTCTCTTTTCCTACAATTGGTTGGTTTAGTGGGTATGAGCCTTTGTTTGAGAATCTCACGCCTGTTGAGCTATGGCTGTGAGGGGTTTGTA
This window of the Nostoc sp. HK-01 genome carries:
- a CDS encoding nitrogenase reductase, translated to MTDEKIRQIAFYGKGGIGKSTTSQNTLAAMAEMGQRIMIVGCDPKADSTRLMLHAKAQTTVLHLAAERGAVEDLELEEVMLTGFRGVKCVESGGPEPGVGCAGRGIITAINFLEENGAYQDLDFVSYDVLGDVVCGGFAMPIREGKAQEIYIVTSGEMMAMYAANNIARGILKYAHSGGVRLGGLICNSRKTDREHELIETLAKRLNTQMIHFVPRDNIVQHAELRRMTVNEYAPDSNQGNEYRELAKKIINNDKLTIPTPIEMDELEALLIEYGILDDDSKHAEIIGKPAEATK